A DNA window from Patescibacteria group bacterium contains the following coding sequences:
- a CDS encoding LemA family protein: protein MTWFLIIVAVAVVAVIGIYNKLVQLNIRTDEAWSDIDVQMKRRADLIPNLIETVKGYAKHEKGVFEGVTEARTQMLGAKSVGEKAKAENMMESALKSIFAVAEAYPDLKANQNFAQLQADLTDTEDKIQASRRFYNANVRDLNIAIQSFPTNIFASMFKYKKRDLFEITNAAEKEPVKVDFNN, encoded by the coding sequence ATGACTTGGTTTTTAATCATTGTTGCGGTAGCCGTGGTCGCTGTGATCGGAATTTATAACAAATTGGTCCAATTGAACATTCGAACCGATGAGGCTTGGAGCGATATTGACGTCCAGATGAAACGTCGGGCAGATTTGATCCCAAACCTAATTGAGACAGTCAAGGGTTACGCGAAGCACGAAAAAGGTGTTTTTGAGGGCGTGACAGAGGCCAGAACTCAGATGCTCGGGGCAAAATCAGTTGGCGAGAAGGCCAAAGCCGAGAACATGATGGAAAGTGCGCTCAAATCAATTTTTGCCGTCGCTGAGGCTTATCCAGATCTCAAAGCAAATCAGAATTTTGCTCAGCTTCAGGCTGACTTGACTGACACAGAAGATAAGATCCAAGCTTCAAGAAGATTCTATAACGCCAACGTTCGTGATCTGAATATTGCAATCCAGTCTTTCCCAACGAACATTTTTGCTAGCATGTTCAAATACAAGAAAAGAGATCTTTTTGAGATCACTAATGCCGCCGAAAAAGAGCCAGTTAAAGTCGACTTCAACAATTAA
- a CDS encoding M48 family metallopeptidase, whose amino-acid sequence MNIWKQVDANKQRSIFLVFIFVLVVIGIGWLFSNYYGNPAILYFAVALALTQSLVGYYGGDSIILSSSGAQLVTKRSDLPVLWNAVENMSIASGLPMPKVYVINDPAPNAFATGRDPKHASIAATTGLLQVLDKNELEGVVAHEMSHVGNYDIRLMTIITVLVSVIAILSDIFVRSQIFGFGRKRDNNSEGGGLMAILSIVALVLAPIVGTIIQLAISRKREFLADADGALLTGYPAGLAGALEKISKFSKPLERANTATAHLYISNPLGGGNPEEKEPGFLAKTFSTHPPIKERIRLLRQMS is encoded by the coding sequence ATGAATATCTGGAAACAAGTCGATGCTAATAAGCAGAGGAGCATTTTTCTGGTCTTCATATTTGTGCTAGTCGTGATTGGGATCGGCTGGTTGTTCTCCAATTATTACGGTAATCCTGCGATTTTGTATTTTGCAGTCGCTCTCGCCTTGACCCAATCATTGGTCGGCTATTATGGCGGTGACAGCATAATCTTGAGTTCTTCTGGCGCCCAGCTTGTCACCAAAAGAAGCGATCTGCCAGTGCTCTGGAATGCGGTCGAAAATATGTCGATTGCTTCTGGCCTACCGATGCCGAAGGTCTACGTCATCAACGATCCCGCGCCCAATGCCTTTGCCACTGGCCGGGATCCGAAGCATGCCTCAATCGCCGCTACGACTGGTCTGTTGCAAGTTTTGGACAAGAATGAGCTAGAGGGCGTCGTCGCCCATGAAATGTCTCACGTCGGCAACTATGACATTCGCCTGATGACGATTATTACCGTTCTAGTCTCCGTCATTGCGATACTCTCTGACATTTTTGTCCGTTCCCAGATATTTGGATTTGGCCGGAAGCGTGACAACAATAGTGAGGGCGGTGGTCTGATGGCAATTTTGAGTATTGTGGCGCTGGTACTAGCACCGATTGTCGGCACTATTATCCAGCTTGCAATCTCTCGCAAGCGCGAATTTTTGGCTGATGCCGATGGGGCATTGCTGACTGGTTACCCAGCCGGATTGGCTGGCGCTTTGGAGAAAATTTCAAAGTTTAGCAAGCCCTTAGAGCGTGCCAATACTGCCACTGCTCATCTTTATATTTCCAATCCATTGGGCGGGGGAAATCCAGAAGAAAAGGAGCCTGGTTTTCTCGCAAAAACGTTTTCTACCCATCCACCGATCAAGGAGCGGATCAGATTGCTTCGTCAAATGAGCTAG
- a CDS encoding YerC/YecD family TrpR-related protein yields MKRELESQLETPAAKRLYEVLALIDKPEDMANFLRDLLTLEEIEEASRRLLSAKLLKEGKSIRYIAKEIGVSTTTVVRINYWLHHGMGGYDLALEKLKS; encoded by the coding sequence ATGAAACGAGAATTAGAATCACAATTAGAAACACCGGCGGCCAAGAGACTTTATGAAGTTCTGGCGCTTATCGATAAGCCAGAAGACATGGCCAACTTTTTACGTGATCTTTTGACGCTCGAAGAAATAGAAGAGGCGAGTCGGAGATTGCTCTCGGCCAAGTTGCTCAAAGAGGGCAAGAGCATTCGCTACATTGCCAAAGAAATTGGTGTGTCGACGACGACAGTTGTTCGTATTAACTATTGGCTCCATCACGGTATGGGCGGTTACGACCTGGCTTTGGAGAAATTAAAGTCTTAA
- the hisI gene encoding phosphoribosyl-AMP cyclohydrolase, producing MSKFIEVSSQVLGLDWSKMFGFVIVVIQDSKTNVVLMVGVMNEAALRITLATGKVTFWSRTRDKLWTKGETSGNFLNVCEILVDCDRDTLLILVEPIGPTCHTGAVSCFEEANGELRIFKMGEENV from the coding sequence ATGAGTAAATTCATCGAAGTCTCGAGTCAAGTTTTAGGACTTGATTGGAGCAAAATGTTTGGTTTTGTAATCGTGGTAATTCAAGATTCCAAGACCAATGTAGTGCTGATGGTCGGGGTAATGAATGAAGCGGCGCTTCGCATTACCTTGGCCACCGGGAAGGTGACTTTTTGGTCTAGAACTCGAGATAAACTATGGACCAAGGGGGAAACTTCCGGCAATTTCCTAAATGTTTGTGAGATCTTGGTCGACTGCGACCGAGATACACTTCTCATTCTAGTCGAGCCAATCGGCCCGACTTGCCACACTGGTGCCGTTAGCTGTTTTGAAGAGGCTAATGGTGAATTGCGAATCTTCAAAATGGGAGAAGAAAATGTTTGA
- the hisG gene encoding ATP phosphoribosyltransferase, translating to MFEFLAGFALAVPDGSMEAVVINWLKKAGIAILFSNGRVKTGTTNVPFIQSLTLLRPQEIPIYLEKGCFQVAIANEDWIANWQSDVVILARFPIARATNQAVRIVLAVSKASGYEAIGDLPKGSTIATEYVELTGQYLAQKGRADIEVIRSWGGTEQKIKFGAAAIVELTETGSSLISNGLKIIDEIMISNTVIAVNREAYNNIDLRPQIDWFVEVMKGANLADSYVFVQANVSEGAVKKASEILGGMYAPTISSLTTSGWYSISAYVLKNCQHEIVFQLLQMEVKDICVHDNISMVLGR from the coding sequence ATGTTTGAATTTTTAGCGGGTTTTGCTCTGGCAGTGCCAGATGGGTCCATGGAAGCAGTCGTGATCAATTGGCTCAAAAAAGCTGGAATCGCGATTCTCTTTTCGAACGGTCGAGTCAAAACTGGTACGACCAATGTTCCTTTTATTCAATCATTGACGTTATTGCGTCCGCAGGAAATACCGATATATCTCGAAAAAGGGTGTTTCCAGGTGGCAATTGCCAACGAAGATTGGATTGCAAATTGGCAGTCTGATGTAGTCATCCTTGCTCGTTTTCCGATTGCGAGGGCGACAAATCAGGCGGTGAGAATAGTTCTAGCCGTGTCTAAGGCAAGTGGCTATGAGGCTATCGGAGATTTGCCCAAAGGGTCAACGATAGCGACCGAATATGTCGAGTTGACAGGGCAGTATCTAGCCCAAAAGGGCCGAGCTGATATCGAGGTGATTCGTTCTTGGGGCGGCACCGAACAGAAGATAAAGTTTGGTGCTGCTGCGATTGTTGAATTAACCGAAACGGGTAGCTCACTTATCTCAAACGGTTTGAAAATTATCGATGAAATCATGATTTCCAATACTGTTATCGCGGTAAATCGCGAGGCATACAATAACATAGATCTGCGTCCGCAGATAGATTGGTTTGTTGAGGTGATGAAGGGTGCAAATCTGGCAGATAGTTATGTATTCGTTCAGGCCAATGTTTCGGAAGGAGCAGTAAAGAAAGCGTCCGAAATTCTTGGCGGAATGTATGCGCCGACTATCAGCTCGCTTACAACTTCTGGCTGGTATTCGATATCTGCCTATGTGCTAAAAAATTGTCAGCACGAAATAGTCTTCCAATTATTGCAGATGGAAGTAAAAGATATCTGTGTTCACGATAATATATCCATGGTCTTGGGTCGTTAA
- the ligA gene encoding NAD-dependent DNA ligase LigA, with the protein MIKSEAKIRIEKLRKYIDEVRYRYHVLDDPSVTDADYDSLMRELVQLESEFPDFADPNSPSQKVGGKPLKKFENRKHQFPMISLNDAFDQAEMKDWYDKMARLVGEKSIDKSGYYCEIKMDGLAVSLVYEKGNLAYALTRGDGATGEDITNNIKTIRAIPMQLRDSEFNNIDRIEIRGEIYMPIKSFEALNTERAKKGEEPFANPRNAAAGSIRQLDPNITASRNLDFMGYALIGFPTKKHEEEHEIIKKLGLPTNKHNEFCPDLDHLFDLWDKWEKLRPKLPYQIDGMVVNINDENLFQELGVVGKSPRGAIAYKWPAEEVTTVVLDIQVQVGRTGALTPVAILKPTEVAGSTVSRATLHNADEIAKKDVRIGDTVIIRKAGDVIPEVIKPIKELRTGKEKIFKMPTKCPICGGSVVRLDDEVAYRCANKKCFAVEFQALRHFVSKAAFDIDGLGPKIIEKLMNEGLIKNSADIFDLKLGDIEPLERFAEKSAQNLIESIQNAKKIDLARFIYALGIRNVGIETAIDLAARFGTLKNLGDATIEEINSVRDIGPVVAKSIFDFAHDEKNQELIHALLRNGVEVTEIERAKPKEGIAGKTFVFTGGLDTMTRDEAKDLVRKYGGNISESVSGKTDFVVAGDEAGSKLEKATKLGLKVLSEQEFNNLIK; encoded by the coding sequence GTGATAAAGTCTGAAGCCAAAATTAGAATAGAGAAGCTCCGCAAGTATATTGACGAAGTCCGTTATCGATATCATGTTCTTGATGATCCTAGTGTGACGGATGCGGATTATGATTCTCTCATGCGCGAATTAGTCCAATTGGAAAGTGAGTTTCCTGATTTTGCTGATCCCAATTCGCCGAGCCAGAAAGTCGGAGGCAAGCCGCTCAAGAAATTTGAGAATCGAAAGCACCAATTCCCGATGATTTCACTCAACGATGCCTTTGACCAAGCTGAAATGAAAGATTGGTATGATAAGATGGCGAGGTTAGTTGGTGAGAAATCAATTGATAAATCGGGCTATTATTGTGAGATCAAGATGGATGGCCTGGCCGTAAGTTTGGTCTATGAAAAGGGCAATTTGGCTTACGCCTTGACTCGTGGCGACGGTGCGACGGGCGAAGATATCACCAACAATATCAAAACAATCCGTGCTATCCCGATGCAATTGCGTGATTCGGAATTCAATAATATTGATCGAATTGAGATCCGCGGCGAGATCTATATGCCGATAAAGAGTTTTGAGGCGCTAAATACGGAGCGGGCCAAAAAAGGCGAGGAGCCATTTGCTAACCCGAGAAATGCGGCGGCCGGCAGTATTCGTCAGCTCGACCCAAATATTACCGCCTCGAGAAATCTGGATTTCATGGGTTATGCCCTGATCGGTTTTCCAACCAAGAAACACGAAGAGGAACACGAGATTATCAAGAAATTGGGATTGCCGACCAACAAACACAACGAATTTTGTCCCGATCTGGATCATCTTTTTGATCTCTGGGATAAATGGGAAAAATTACGGCCAAAGTTGCCTTATCAGATTGATGGCATGGTCGTAAATATTAACGATGAAAATTTATTTCAGGAGCTTGGTGTGGTGGGCAAATCTCCGCGTGGCGCGATCGCCTACAAGTGGCCAGCCGAGGAAGTGACGACCGTCGTTCTCGACATTCAAGTCCAGGTCGGTCGGACTGGTGCGCTGACGCCCGTGGCCATTCTAAAACCGACGGAAGTTGCTGGCTCTACTGTGTCTCGCGCAACGCTTCATAACGCTGATGAAATCGCTAAGAAAGATGTTCGAATCGGTGACACAGTCATTATCAGAAAGGCCGGTGATGTTATACCAGAAGTGATCAAACCGATCAAGGAATTGCGAACTGGCAAGGAGAAGATATTCAAAATGCCAACAAAGTGTCCAATCTGTGGCGGCTCGGTCGTCCGATTGGATGACGAAGTTGCTTATCGCTGTGCCAACAAAAAATGTTTTGCCGTTGAATTCCAGGCCCTGCGTCATTTTGTCTCCAAGGCGGCTTTCGATATCGACGGTTTGGGCCCCAAGATCATCGAAAAATTGATGAACGAAGGCCTGATCAAGAATTCGGCCGATATATTTGATCTCAAATTGGGGGACATCGAGCCGCTCGAGCGTTTTGCCGAAAAATCAGCTCAAAACCTGATTGAGTCGATTCAAAATGCCAAAAAGATTGATTTGGCCAGATTTATTTATGCTCTTGGGATCAGAAACGTTGGCATAGAGACAGCGATCGACCTAGCCGCCAGATTTGGTACACTGAAAAATCTCGGGGACGCGACTATAGAAGAAATCAATTCTGTTCGTGATATCGGCCCGGTTGTGGCCAAAAGTATTTTTGACTTTGCCCATGACGAGAAAAATCAGGAACTAATCCATGCCTTGCTCCGAAACGGTGTAGAAGTTACCGAAATCGAGCGGGCCAAACCGAAAGAGGGCATAGCCGGAAAAACCTTTGTTTTTACTGGTGGGCTTGATACAATGACCCGTGACGAAGCTAAGGATCTGGTTCGAAAATATGGTGGCAACATCAGCGAATCAGTCAGCGGCAAGACCGATT